In the genome of Impatiens glandulifera chromosome 6, dImpGla2.1, whole genome shotgun sequence, the window TTACACTATCTTTTCTGTCTAATTCTTGTTTCAGGCAGCAGTTTTGAGATAAAACATGAATGAGTTCAATAAAAGAGTTGCTATTACCGCAAAAATCCCATTTTTTGCCAAGAATCCATTTAAAATGCAGATCTCAAAAACTACAATGTTATAAGGCTAATTAGAATGCTAACTAGGATTCCTTCCTTATTCAATCTTCTATATCCATCTTTCTATTTGTTCAACGATGTAAATATCTGAATCAACCTTAACTACTTATGATATTGAACAATCCCTAACTCTTCGAATAAATCCAGTGGACCACAtggtttgaatgtttttatatttCCAAATGCGACTTGATGTACTTTCTGATAAACCTCttcaaatcttccaatctctATTGTACCAACAAATGTGGCATTTTTACTTATTGCCTAAGGTACTCCTAAAGTGTTATGAAGAATAGCATGCATGAGATAGTAAAACAATAGTTTACCCATTTACATTCAGATATGGAATGGAAGTAAgtgcttaattttcaaacctCGATAGCCTCTGCAATTCCAGGAATTGCTGAGATATCCCCACCAATAACCTTAAGAGTAAGATCCATCCTTTTCTGTGAACATAATAAAAGGTCTTCAAGAAAGGAATAGAGAAAGATgaaaataataagtataaatGCAAGCTTAATGAATGAAAAGGTATTATTCCTTTttccaaaagaaaaaagagaacaCGCATGAAGCTAAGTTACACAGAAAAAGcttaatgaatgaaaaaacaaaGGGAATTTAAGGTCTTAAGATAAGGAAACCTCACCTTCTCCCTCAGGGAATAGCAGACTGCACCAAAGCAAGGAAACTCATCAACAAGTGGGCTGAAAATTAACCTGAAAACTCCTGTGAATGCAATGTTCTTGACCTAGATAAACAACGATGAGGCAGAATTTAGCACAGTTCAAATAGATCAACTCCTGATTTAGATTTTAGCATGTTTGTCTTTATCTTTTACACCTGTTTcacagaaaaaataaatataaacttgaCTAATTTTGGgaaagaaaaccttcttctGTCATCATCTACTATTTACATTAGTGTCCCTAAAACACGAGAAAAATAGCAAATAAATGCAACAGTTTTAAAacgagaaaaaataaaaataatttctcctATTACAATTAGAATGAGAAGATAAAATAAAGATGAAACCTCTATAGGTAGTGATAAACCAACTCTGGTTTTGATATCAAGAACAATTTTAGGGTTTCCATCCCATTTCATCTCCAATTCCACTGTAATTCCCTTATCATCACCTTCAAGTATAGATATTCCTGAAgaacatcaaattcaaattaatagtTGCCCACTTTAATCTGGATAGTCACTCAGCCGTCTTTCCCTATGAACATCAATTAGTTAATCAAATCTACAAATTTCTATTATCGACCAATCAAACCTGTAAATTGAGGTGCCACAGTACCAAGAGTTAACTTTGAGAACTTCAGAGAAGCTAAGACTACCGGTCTATATTGCTCCAAAATAGGCTCAACTGAACTTCGGATTAACTCTGATGCTGCCTAAGCCACAATgtaataaaagttcaaaaatgAAAGGAGAACCAATATTGAAACCCCCCAAATTAAACTACAATGATTTCAGAATTACCTCATTTATATATGGCCAAATTTTCACAAGTTGAACATTAAGCCAATTAAGCTGTAACAATATTAcaataatcaaataaacaacTATCAGAAATGTGATCTAGAACCTTAAAATCAGCTTAAGTCTTTACTCAAATGAATGTATGAACAATCAGAAGAGAATTTAGAGATGCACCTGACCTTTTGCTTCTGTGAGAAAACAATCCATGGTGGGTAATTGTCAGATGGAAGAATCTTCTTCAAATCCTGAACTGTTAACCTAGCAAAAGCCGCCACAGTTGCAGCCTAGTATATAAAACTCCAAAATCAATAACCAATCAAAATCAAAGATATACCCACGAAGAGAATAGATAGATAGTTACCAAAGCAGAACGCTGCTTAGATCGGATATTTTGACTACGAGCGAAACGGAAAATCAAACCGATGCCTATTGGTAAGCCAAGAAACAAACCAAAATAGAAACCCATTTCACCAAGAAGGTTCTTAACTTCTAAGACTCTCAATCTTGTTCGAATAGATAATCAAGACTGAAGTTGGAAATACGGCGAGTTCTGGCAAAGAACGGAAGAGGAAGAAAGTGGGTAATGGAATTGTTGGATAAATGAATCAATAGTTGAAAATCATCGCATATCAACATCGTTAATGATGGTATGGATTAGTTTGTCGTCATTTGTCAGCAAGGGAATTGGGTAAGATGGGTTAGAGCTTAATCATTATAGGAAAAAAGTAAAAATGGAAGATTTGTGGAATGGGTAGTAGTGTGAAGGAAGAAAGTAATATATTCTGTTCTTTGCTTTTTGGGTTTGAAGACTTGGAGTATGATCATTCTACAATCGCCATAGCCAGCATGATACCattgttctttcattttcttttttatctgCTAATTCTATTTTAAGTCTTTgattgatttcaaataaatcaccATAATTAACTAAACTAGCCTATATCCCGCGCAAATGCGCAcgaacaataatataaaaaaacgtgaaaaaaatattacgataaaaatattatagtattttaaattttattatttatcgttttaagtttatgggcgagtcaacctacatgacccaaatattcatttactttcacatatatattcaaattaactataGTTATGtacccgacaatccggatacttaaaaattaagcatcattatatatatatatatatatatatatataattattaaggatgaaaattataattcatcccgcaaaatatttttatctcaatttttcacctaaaacacaattaaacttataaaatcatcaatatatttatttattaaaaatttaaaatttattaacctactaagaaaattcaaattataataacatatGGGTGAGaaattatactaattttttaaattaaaaaaattaaacataattttatcataaaaattttatatttttataagtataataTCAATTGTCAAGTTAAAATTCTACCAAACAATAATATCCCACACAAATATCTAATTCGAGAAAGCAATGGACgagaaaattttgtttgttattcTCATcccattttattttgtaatttttttaaattttaattatatatatatttttttaaaagtattaaattatatataatgattttctttatatgatatattaaaaattcatattattatatataatttttttataaaataaaaataaataaatatatgagtaatgttatatatatatataattatatttattaatattcgaTGTTTATACGGTGGAATTGGGTTGTCCTTCCAGGTAAAATCCAAAATAACTgcttaaacattttaattatcatccttattattatcatcataatagcttatttttttttattttttatctaaagTAATTAATGTATGATATTTCTTTCTATATTTAcaagagaaattaaaaattaataatatactaacttataaaaaaaagttaatgaacaagagttatttaatttaaaatactaacatattattttatatttaacagttaaattaaaaaaatatatatataatttattatagaaattAAAACCCAATAATCTCACAGTTAGTTGAATcgaaaaaattgaataattttatattaaactattaatatattatttaataatgagatTCATTAAATCCAAATACccacattaaattattattataaattcaaaagaaGCAAACATTACCAaagagatttagagagagagagaagtgTTTATCAAATTACGGCTCCTTTTTGCCGCTCTTTTATGAAATTAACGATCATGTTGTCAACGTTAACAACAATCATACTTGGATCCTTAATCTTCTTTACATCTTTAGAAGCTTCTATAGATAACAGTCGTACGAGGTTTCTCCCCGGCGGCGCCGTaagtaaatgttttttttttaattacgaggttaataattaaagatttgAACTTGATCTTGGTTTTTATgcaggataataataataataattatatatatgatagtgGGAAGAAGATAGAGAGAGATTTAGTTAGAGCAAGAACAGCGATTAGAAAAGCTATTAGAACACGAAGTTATGAATCTTATGGAAAGAATGAAACTTTTATTCCAAGAGGATCGGTTTATAGAAACCCTTATGCCTTTCATCAGTTAAGTTATCATCTTTCTCTTAatctttagaattttttatgattttcatgggtttttttgaaaaaaaatgaaaagacaagtttgtttgatgaatattgagttaaaattgattaatttataaattgaatttagaTTTTATATAGTTCTATCCTAGTACCACATCCCAATTATCTCCTAGAACttgcttgtttgatcttggagTGGTTGTGGGTTTATGAATTTGGataaaaaatttgtataatttttttaaaaatctagtttttttaaagttgaaattgattttgatgggtttttttcaaaaaaaaataaaataaaaaaagaagtttgtttgataaaatttgaattaaaattgattattttaatttatcaattaataattttaaatagttttatccTAGATCTAGGTCCCAAattttagggtttgtttgacttaattttttttttttaaattagttttttaaagcTTAATGATCATTctatatgagaaaaaaaattaaataaatggtatttaaatattttgatggaTTAAAAAAGTAATGGGATAATTGAAGTTAAAGTATtgagttttgaataaaaatataaaaaacctAATATCAAACATGCTCCTAAAATCTCTCAAAATAGGTTATTTCTTGACTCTCTTAACAAAAAGATAGGAAGCTATAACCTAATTCatatgtttttcatgttttcactataatatttatttttaaaaggtttttcttttaaaacaaatttttttatttaaaaaaattgataatttgtgtataaaaaaattgaggTCTTTGCTCGATCATTCACACCTTCtatgaattttgaaattcaactTATTTCATCGGATCATTATGTAGAGTTCACATCCTGGGTTTATTTCGGTttgagtaaaaaaattatttgacttaatttttaatataacaacATTGCCATATTGGTATGTttcttgatttatttttcttttactcaGGAGTCATATAGAAATGGTGAGGTCTTTCAAAATATGGGTGTACAAAGAAGGACAACCTCCATTATTTCACATTGGACCGGTAAATAACCTATACTCGATCGAGGGCCAATTTATCGACGAGATGGAGAGTGGTCGTAGCCATTTTCTAGCCCATCGCCCCGAAGATGCTACAACATTTTTCATTCCGGTTAGCATAGTGAAAATAATCTTCAATATTTATAGACCGCTCACCACTTATTCCAGAGCTAGTCTCCAAAAAGTGGTGTCTGATTACATAACCGTGGTTGCGAATAAATACCCATTTTGGAATAGGAGCATGGGGGCCGACCACTTCTTTGTTTCATGCCATGATTGGGTATATATgtttacataatttaattactcaattttaatatatgtaacATTAGTACTTAAAAATGATTGTGTATGTTTTAATGTAGGCACCTCATGTTTCGACAGGCAATCCGGAACTATTCAAGAACTTTATAAGAGTTCTATGCAATGCCAATTCTTCCGAAGGGTTTAAATTCACTAGAGATGTTTCTCTTCCAGAAACCTTCATACCCTTCGGGAGTCTTGGACCACAACATACAAGCATTGACACTCCGAGCAATCGCACAATTTTCGCTTTTTTTGCGGGAGGTGAGCATGGGGACGTAAGGGAACAACTTTTCAAGTATTGGAAAGATAAAGACAAGGAAATTCAAGTTCATAGCTATCTcccaaaaaacataaattattatgaatCCTTAGGAAACACGAAGTTTTGTTTGTGTCCAAGTGGATACGAAGTCGCGAGTCCTAGGATTGTCGAGTCAATACATGCTGGTTGTGTACCTGTGATTATATCAGAAGGTTACGTGCTTCCTTTTAGCGACACATTAGATTGGACAAAATTCTCGTTTCATCTGCCTGTTTCGAAGATTCGACGTCTCAAGAAAATGTTGAAAGGAATTTCGAAGAAAGAATACGAAGAAAAACGAAAGGCAGTTCTTCAAGTGCAACGACATTTTGTGGTTAATCGTCCGAGTAAACCATTTGACCTAATTCATATGGTTCTTCATTCTATATGGCTTAGGAGGCTTAATATAGGCTTGCCATTGTAAAACATATTTTAGATCTTCATCAATGTTATATTTTGTCTAGTTGAATTCTTAATTCTTAGCTATCCcactttttaagttttttaatgaaattatgttaaaatgtttttcaaaaacataataataattttttcacaaATCACAAATCTCAATCAAACCAACACTTAATATGTGTGTTCATTCCTAAACTTCACCTATTAAGCCATTAgttttgattattcaaataacccaaaaaaaattaagcatcactTCACTCTTTTATCATccattaaatcaattaattcattaaacaaaatactaaaatatcccatattataaatactataaattttttataatatatatataccaacgCGCTTAAGTAAAATTTTGGATGTTTATTACACAAGCTCTCCACAATTATCATACCTCTCtcctaaatattttatatttcctaaattatcaatttctcccaataattataaataaattctatttatctaatatatatatatatatatatatatatatatatatatatatatataataataataatatttaattttaaagtgtctgaattgttgggtcgagaactctagttaatttgaatatatatgtaagaggagtaataatatatacaacACAGCACCTTTGTACAACACATACATgatttgataagaaaaaaatatttttctctctcttatatttttttcaaaatatattttctctttcttgcCAAATTGGATAAGTGTTATATAAAGGTGTTGTATAAGGGTACTGTATATATCATTTcaaatgtgagagtaaatggataatttgGCGAGGTTGTGAGTTGATCcgtctataaacttaaaacggttaaaaataaaataaaaatgttatagatgTGTTTTAAACTTTGCAACATAGCAAAAACAAGTACatttatttaaccaactaggctaaataaaataaagtttgattAGCGTGCCACATatctaacaatataagtttaactttttaattaatctatatatctataataatgcttaatttcaaagtgtcaaGAATGCCGTGTCGAGAACtgtgttaatttgaatatatatatatatatatatataagtaaatggatatttgagtcgggtCGTgagttgacctgcccataaattttaaatgattaaattaaaaaattaaattaaatatagtatatataagtttcaaacttgtaacataacaaaataattataaacttttaatcgactaaactaataatattagactttatattttaaatttaacacaaaatttgattaacATATTACatcactaaaaataaaaatataacttcaacattttaattaactaagttaataatttatatttaaatttaatataaagtttgataaattgaactaattaagttaacaataatttatatttaaattcaatttaaagttTGATAATCGAAcgtttttcatttatataattttaattttttttattaatctctTATAAATTTTGCAAAACCTATTTATTAATtcgtgatatatttaaataaaaataaattattatttttctctctttatgattttatatacatatacaaaaatataaattaaaattaacaaccACAAGTAATGCATTGGtgaaagtgttcacatttcaaaCTCAAGACAAATTTTTGAGTCCCATGTAGGGTGGATTAATccgaaatccaatccaatccgaatcctaaatactaatttggattggattgagatcggatcggattgagttcggattgaattaaatcggattggattaggattatccaaattatctaaactatctaaataaaaatatattttttaatttattttactttaaattaaatttcatctcaatataatatatattttacttatcatcactttgacaacaatatatatatttttttattattttttttatattcaaatttaataataataaaaaaatcgatttttttttttaaaaaaattgttgactaatttcaagttgatatatataaatattttttagtttgcattattcaaatcattttcAATCTAATCCGTATCtgatccgtattaattagtaaaatagtttggattacggatttgataaatttagtttggatttaatacggatcAGACAAAACAAATTGATTTTACCCATTTACTCACCCCTGTTGCTATGATGTATTAAgagaattattaaattttagagaAAACTTATGAAGATTAAAATGTATATGTGGGTGTGATAATGGATTAAAGAAATAGTCGGATTTTAGAAAGgttaaagagaaatgattgagggAAGAAATTCGGGAGAATGAATGTTGTGGCACaatttgattggctgaaaaaattaaaaaaaattctctattttctctcttttcttccattttttattttttccaatgAGTGAGTGAGGTGATTATCTCATTCTCTTTCCTAAATTTCTTCTCCTTATCACTCATCAATATTAAAATGGGAATGATGGCTCGAATTGACAAAATGCCCAAAGTGAGGGTGTAGTGTGATTGACAATGACGAATCAGATGAAGCAAAATGCTCAATGTGAGGGTAGAATGTTGCTCAATGTGTGGACTGAAGGTGCTCGATAATACGACGAGTCGTAGatgaatttgtttgattatttctcatttttatgatttt includes:
- the LOC124942842 gene encoding probable glycosyltransferase At5g11130, yielding MVRSFKIWVYKEGQPPLFHIGPVNNLYSIEGQFIDEMESGRSHFLAHRPEDATTFFIPVSIVKIIFNIYRPLTTYSRASLQKVVSDYITVVANKYPFWNRSMGADHFFVSCHDWAPHVSTGNPELFKNFIRVLCNANSSEGFKFTRDVSLPETFIPFGSLGPQHTSIDTPSNRTIFAFFAGGEHGDVREQLFKYWKDKDKEIQVHSYLPKNINYYESLGNTKFCLCPSGYEVASPRIVESIHAGCVPVIISEGYVLPFSDTLDWTKFSFHLPVSKIRRLKKMLKGISKKEYEEKRKAVLQVQRHFVVNRPSKPFDLIHMVLHSIWLRRLNIGLPL